The following coding sequences lie in one Benincasa hispida cultivar B227 chromosome 6, ASM972705v1, whole genome shotgun sequence genomic window:
- the LOC120079062 gene encoding acyl carrier protein 1, chloroplastic, with protein MASITASSSCLRSAAPQSRQIAAISKISGSKTVSFSYQGRNNFSSRRLQSLRISCAAKPETVEKVSRIVKKQLALPDDSTVNGESKFSTLGADSLDTVEIVMGLEEEFGISVEEESAQSITTVQEAADMIEDLILKKSA; from the exons ATGGCTTCGATCACAGCTTCATCATCCTGTCTGCGATCTGCAGCTCCTCAATCGCGCCAAATCGCT GCAATATCCAAGATTTCTGGTTCAAAGACGGTTTCGTTTTCTTACCAAGGGAGAAACAATTTCTCTTCTAGAAGATTACAGTCGCTTCGAATTTCATGTGCT GCCAAACCAGAGACAGTTGAAAAGGTTAGCAGAATAGTGAAGAAGCAATTGGCATTGCCAGATGATTCCACTGTTAATGGCGAGTCCAAATTTTCAACGCTTGGAGCTGATTCTCTTGACACG GTGGAGATCGTGATGggacttgaagaagagtttgggATAAGTGTGGAAGAGGAGAGCGCACAGAGCATCACAACCGTTCAAGAGGCTGCAGATATGATTGAGGATCTCATCCTCAAAAAGAGTGCTTAA